In the genome of Pseudomonas sp. LBUM920, one region contains:
- the poxB gene encoding ubiquinone-dependent pyruvate dehydrogenase: MAKINLAQQLATTLEQAGIKRIWGLTGDSLNGLTDALRTMDSIEWMHVRHEEVAAFAAGAEAAATGELTVCAGSCGPGNLHLINGLFDCHRNHVPVLAIAAQIPSSEIGLNYFQETHPQELFKECSHFIELVTNPAQMPQVLHRAMRSAILNRGVAVVVIPGDVSLLEVENTLKPWPALHAPRTLPAEQDLQRLSEILQSSEKVTLLCGSGCAGAHDQVVALADALGAPVVHALRGKEHVEWDNPFDVGMTGLIGFSSGYHAMLNCDTLIMLGTDFPYRQFYPTDAKIIQVDRNPQALGRRATLDLGIAADVSETINALLPRLTRKADRSFLETSLKHYEKARQGLDDLAEPSKADRPIHPQYVARLLSELADDDAIFTADVGSPTVWAARYLKMNGKRRLIGSFNHGSMANAMPQAIGAQAAFPGRQVISMSGDGGFAMLMGDFISLAQLKLPVKVIVFDNSSLGFVAMEMKAAGYLDTGTELKNPDFAAMSNAMGILGIRVEQSEDLEPALRRALAHDGPVLVDVVTATQELVMPPSIKLEQAKGFSLYMLKAVMSGRGDEVIELARTNWLR; this comes from the coding sequence ATGGCGAAAATCAACCTGGCCCAGCAATTGGCGACCACCCTTGAACAGGCGGGCATCAAGCGCATCTGGGGCCTGACCGGCGACAGCCTCAATGGCTTGACCGACGCCTTGCGCACCATGGACAGCATCGAGTGGATGCACGTGCGCCACGAAGAGGTGGCTGCGTTTGCCGCCGGTGCCGAAGCCGCCGCCACCGGCGAATTGACGGTGTGCGCCGGCAGCTGCGGGCCGGGCAACCTGCACTTGATCAATGGCCTGTTCGACTGCCATCGCAACCACGTGCCAGTGCTGGCCATTGCTGCGCAAATCCCCTCCTCCGAAATCGGCTTGAACTACTTTCAGGAAACCCATCCCCAGGAACTGTTCAAGGAGTGCAGCCACTTTATCGAGTTGGTGACCAACCCTGCGCAAATGCCTCAAGTGCTGCACCGCGCCATGCGCTCGGCGATTCTTAACCGTGGCGTGGCGGTGGTCGTCATTCCAGGCGACGTGTCGTTGCTGGAAGTGGAGAACACCCTCAAGCCGTGGCCGGCCCTGCATGCGCCGCGCACCTTGCCGGCCGAACAGGACCTGCAACGCCTCAGCGAAATCCTGCAGAGCAGCGAGAAAGTCACCCTGCTGTGCGGCAGCGGCTGCGCCGGTGCCCATGATCAGGTCGTGGCCCTGGCCGATGCCCTTGGCGCGCCGGTGGTGCACGCCTTGCGCGGCAAAGAGCACGTGGAATGGGACAACCCGTTTGACGTGGGCATGACTGGCCTGATCGGGTTCAGCTCGGGTTACCACGCCATGCTCAACTGCGACACGCTGATCATGCTCGGCACCGACTTCCCCTACCGCCAGTTCTACCCGACCGACGCAAAAATCATCCAGGTCGACCGCAATCCGCAGGCGCTCGGGCGTCGGGCCACGCTGGACCTGGGCATTGCCGCCGACGTCAGCGAAACCATCAACGCGCTGCTGCCACGCCTGACGCGCAAAGCCGATCGCAGTTTCCTCGAGACTTCGCTGAAGCATTACGAAAAAGCCCGCCAGGGCCTGGACGACCTGGCAGAACCTTCGAAGGCCGACCGGCCGATCCACCCACAGTACGTCGCACGCTTGCTCAGTGAATTGGCCGACGACGATGCCATCTTCACGGCCGACGTCGGCTCGCCCACCGTGTGGGCCGCGCGCTACCTGAAGATGAACGGCAAACGCCGCTTGATCGGCTCGTTCAATCACGGCTCGATGGCGAATGCGATGCCTCAGGCCATCGGCGCTCAGGCGGCCTTTCCCGGACGCCAGGTGATTTCGATGTCCGGCGACGGCGGCTTCGCCATGCTGATGGGCGATTTCATCTCGTTGGCGCAACTGAAACTGCCGGTCAAAGTCATTGTGTTCGATAACTCATCACTGGGTTTCGTCGCCATGGAAATGAAAGCCGCAGGCTACCTCGACACCGGCACCGAGCTGAAAAACCCGGACTTTGCGGCCATGTCCAACGCCATGGGCATCCTGGGCATCCGCGTGGAGCAGTCCGAAGACCTCGAGCCGGCCTTGCGTCGCGCCCTGGCCCATGACGGCCCGGTGCTGGTGGACGTGGTCACGGCCACGCAGGAGCTGGTCATGCCGCCGAGCATCAAGCTGGAACAGGCCAAGGGTTTCAGCCTGTACATG
- a CDS encoding ABC transporter substrate-binding protein translates to MLKVLITCAWLLGSTYGAMAHAASVVFLNPGTSTETFWVNYTQFMQAAAKDLGLDLRVRYSERDPRNTLAQAREALQGSERPDYLVLVNEQYVAPQILRMAQGSRVKLLIVNNALTSDQVQLLDAHSYPNWLGSLIANDEEAGYLMLTELLRQHGPVAPGQTLDLLAFSGVKTTPAAQLREQGLRRALVDFPYVRMRQLVYGEWSRQRAFEQATQLFKRYPQTALVWSANDEMALGAMAALQATGHTPGKDVLFSAVNSSPGVVRARLDGSLSVLVAGHFTLGGWAMVLLHDDALGLDIRQNGVNERKLDLFELIGPDLAQRLLDINAAQVYGVNFRALSAQGKPAGYVYPFGLQLLTP, encoded by the coding sequence ATGTTGAAGGTTCTTATTACGTGTGCGTGGTTGCTGGGATCGACGTACGGGGCCATGGCCCACGCCGCGTCGGTGGTGTTTCTCAACCCTGGCACGTCCACGGAAACCTTCTGGGTCAACTACACGCAATTCATGCAGGCCGCCGCCAAGGACCTCGGCCTGGATTTGCGCGTGCGTTATTCCGAGCGCGATCCTCGTAACACCCTGGCCCAGGCCCGGGAAGCGCTGCAAGGCAGCGAGCGGCCTGATTACCTGGTGCTGGTGAATGAGCAATACGTCGCCCCGCAGATTCTGCGCATGGCTCAGGGCAGCCGGGTCAAGTTGCTGATCGTGAATAACGCCCTGACCAGCGACCAGGTGCAACTGCTGGATGCCCACAGCTATCCCAACTGGCTCGGCAGTCTTATCGCCAATGATGAGGAGGCCGGTTACCTGATGCTCACAGAGCTGCTGCGTCAGCATGGCCCCGTCGCACCCGGCCAAACCCTCGATCTGCTGGCGTTTTCCGGGGTCAAGACCACGCCGGCGGCGCAGCTGCGCGAGCAGGGTTTACGGCGGGCCCTGGTCGATTTCCCCTACGTGCGTATGCGCCAGCTGGTGTATGGCGAGTGGAGCCGCCAGCGCGCGTTCGAACAGGCCACGCAACTGTTCAAACGTTATCCGCAAACCGCCTTGGTGTGGTCGGCCAATGATGAAATGGCGCTGGGCGCGATGGCGGCGCTGCAAGCCACTGGGCATACGCCGGGCAAGGACGTGCTGTTCAGCGCCGTCAACAGTTCGCCCGGGGTAGTGCGGGCTCGCCTTGATGGGAGCTTGAGCGTTTTGGTGGCAGGGCACTTCACCCTTGGCGGCTGGGCGATGGTGTTGCTGCATGACGATGCGCTGGGGTTGGATATCCGCCAGAACGGCGTGAATGAACGCAAGCTCGATCTGTTTGAGTTGATCGGCCCGGACCTTGCCCAGCGTCTACTGGACATCAACGCGGCGCAGGTCTACGGCGTGAATTTTCGGGCGTTGTCGGCCCAGGGCAAACCGGCCGGTTACGTTTACCCGTTCGGTTTGCAGCTGTTAACGCCTTGA
- a CDS encoding DUF934 domain-containing protein, with translation MQRIIKNNEVLDETWHLLPKDASFDGISNCDDLIVPLALWREHGHALKARDGGLGVWLDADEEAEEIGDDVEHFQVIALNFPAFTDGRNYSNARLLRDRYGFKGELRAIGDVLRDQLFYLHRCGFDAFALRADKDPYEALESLKDFSVTYQAATDEPLPLFRRR, from the coding sequence ATGCAGCGAATCATTAAGAACAACGAAGTCCTCGACGAAACCTGGCACCTGCTGCCCAAGGACGCGAGCTTCGACGGCATTTCCAACTGCGACGACCTGATCGTGCCGCTGGCCCTGTGGCGCGAGCACGGCCATGCCCTCAAGGCCCGCGACGGCGGCCTGGGTGTATGGCTGGACGCCGATGAAGAAGCCGAAGAGATCGGCGACGACGTGGAGCACTTCCAGGTCATCGCCCTCAACTTCCCGGCCTTCACCGACGGGCGCAACTACTCCAACGCACGCCTGCTGCGTGACCGCTACGGTTTCAAAGGCGAGCTGCGCGCGATTGGCGACGTGCTGCGCGACCAGCTGTTTTATCTGCACCGTTGCGGGTTCGACGCCTTTGCCTTGCGTGCCGACAAAGACCCGTACGAAGCGCTGGAAAGCCTCAAGGATTTCTCGGTGACGTACCAGGCTGCCACGGATGAGCCGTTGCCGCTGTTTCGTCGCCGTTAA
- a CDS encoding nitrite/sulfite reductase has product MYVYDEYDQRIIEDRVKQFRDQTRRYLAGELSEEEFRPLRLQNGLYVQRFAPMLRVAVPYGQLTSRQTRMMAKIARDFDKGYAHISTRQNVQFNWPALEDVPDILAELATVQMHAIQTSGNCLRNVTTDQFAGVAADELIDPRPWCEIVRQWTTFHPEFAYLPRKFKIAINGSTSDRAAIEVHDIGLEPVHNAAGELGFRVLVGGGLGRTPVVGAFINEFLPWQDLLSYLDAILRVYNRYGRRDNKYKARIKILVKALTPEVFAQKVDAEMEHLRGGQTTLTEAEVHRVAKHFVDPEYKALSNQDAELAALDQQHPGFARWRTRNTLAHKKPGYVAVTLSLKPTGVAPGDITDKQLDAVADLAERYSFGQLRTSHEQNIILADVEQSQLFTLWGELREGGFATPNIGLLTDIICCPGGDFCSLANAKSIPIAESIQRRFDDLDYLFDIGELDLNISGCMNACGHHHVGHIGILGVDKKGEEFYQVSLGGSASRDASLGKILGPSFAQEAMPEVIGKLIDVYIEQRTEDERFIDTYQRIGIDLFKERVYAANH; this is encoded by the coding sequence ATGTACGTATACGACGAATACGATCAGCGCATCATCGAGGACCGCGTCAAGCAGTTCCGTGATCAGACCCGACGCTACCTAGCAGGTGAACTGAGCGAAGAAGAGTTCCGCCCTCTGCGCCTGCAAAATGGCCTTTATGTTCAGCGCTTTGCGCCGATGCTGCGGGTTGCCGTGCCTTATGGCCAACTGACTTCCCGTCAGACGCGCATGATGGCCAAGATTGCCCGCGACTTCGACAAGGGCTACGCCCACATCAGTACCCGCCAGAACGTCCAGTTCAACTGGCCGGCGCTGGAAGACGTGCCGGATATCCTGGCCGAGCTGGCCACGGTGCAGATGCACGCCATTCAGACCAGCGGTAACTGCCTGCGCAACGTGACCACTGACCAATTCGCCGGCGTGGCCGCCGATGAGCTGATCGACCCTCGTCCGTGGTGCGAAATCGTCCGTCAGTGGACCACCTTCCACCCGGAGTTCGCCTACCTGCCGCGCAAGTTCAAGATCGCCATCAATGGCTCGACCTCGGACCGCGCAGCCATCGAAGTGCACGATATCGGCCTTGAGCCGGTGCACAACGCAGCCGGCGAGCTGGGTTTCCGCGTGCTGGTCGGTGGTGGCCTGGGCCGTACGCCGGTCGTTGGCGCGTTCATCAATGAGTTCCTGCCCTGGCAAGACCTGTTGAGCTACCTCGACGCCATCCTGCGGGTCTACAACCGCTACGGCCGTCGTGACAACAAATACAAGGCCCGGATCAAGATCCTGGTCAAGGCGCTGACCCCTGAGGTATTTGCGCAGAAAGTCGACGCCGAAATGGAACACCTGCGCGGTGGCCAGACCACGCTGACCGAAGCCGAAGTACACCGCGTGGCCAAGCACTTCGTCGATCCGGAGTACAAGGCCCTGAGCAATCAGGACGCCGAGTTGGCTGCACTCGATCAGCAGCACCCAGGTTTCGCCCGCTGGCGCACCCGCAACACCCTGGCGCATAAAAAGCCGGGCTATGTCGCCGTGACCCTGTCGCTCAAACCCACCGGCGTGGCGCCGGGTGACATCACCGACAAGCAGCTAGACGCCGTCGCCGACCTGGCCGAGCGTTACAGCTTTGGCCAACTGCGCACCTCCCACGAGCAAAACATCATTCTTGCGGACGTCGAGCAAAGCCAACTGTTCACCCTGTGGGGCGAGCTGCGCGAAGGCGGTTTCGCCACGCCGAACATCGGCTTGCTGACCGACATCATCTGCTGCCCGGGCGGCGATTTCTGCTCCCTGGCCAACGCCAAATCGATCCCGATTGCCGAATCGATCCAGCGCCGTTTCGACGACCTGGACTACCTGTTCGACATCGGCGAGCTGGACCTGAACATCTCCGGTTGCATGAACGCCTGTGGTCACCACCACGTCGGCCACATCGGCATCCTGGGCGTGGACAAGAAAGGCGAAGAATTCTACCAAGTGTCCCTGGGTGGCAGCGCCAGCCGCGATGCGAGCCTGGGCAAGATCCTCGGCCCGTCCTTCGCCCAGGAAGCCATGCCCGAGGTGATCGGCAAACTGATCGATGTGTACATCGAACAGCGCACCGAAGATGAGCGTTTCATCGACACCTACCAGCGCATCGGCATCGACCTGTTCAAGGAGCGCGTCTATGCAGCGAATCATTAA
- a CDS encoding DUF2970 domain-containing protein — protein MNDSPNKPPTFWQMLHSVMAAAFGVQSGKNRARDFTHGKPSHFVILGIVFTAVFALTLFAIVKLVLHLAGV, from the coding sequence ATGAACGACTCACCCAATAAGCCCCCTACTTTCTGGCAAATGCTGCACAGCGTGATGGCCGCGGCCTTCGGGGTGCAAAGCGGAAAGAACCGCGCGCGCGATTTCACGCACGGCAAGCCCAGCCACTTCGTGATCCTGGGAATTGTGTTCACGGCGGTGTTTGCATTGACCCTGTTCGCCATCGTCAAGCTGGTGCTGCACCTTGCAGGCGTTTGA